The Deferrivibrio essentukiensis DNA segment CAGGGCAACTGTTTATGCGTCTGATTACATAATAAAAACTTGGGGACAAGAGTACCCTTATCTTGCAGAAAATGAATATTTTTGCATGCAGGCAGTTAAAAAAGCAGGTATACATATCCCTCAGATAACATTATCAAAAAATAAAAATTTTTTAATTATAAAAAAATTTACAGATCAATATACTGGCTTTGAGGAAGTTTTAAGTTTATTTGGCTTAACAAAACAGAAGAAATATACTGGTAGTTATGAAAAAATTGCCAAATTAATACAAACAGTTTCGAGTAATATTTCTAAGGACATGAAATTGTACTACAAATTAGTAGTAATGAATTATCTATTAGGAAATGGTGATGCACATCTAAAAAATTTCGCTGTTTTGTATGATTTTGATTTAACAAATATAAGATTATCTCCGGCTTATGATGTTGTATGTACTGTAGCTTATATAAAAAATGACCAACCCGCTTTAACTCTTAATGGTAAAAAGATATGGTTTAAAAAAGAGCCTTTAATAAGTTTTGGTAAAAAATACTGTTTATTGTCACATCAAGAATCAAATGAATTGTATGAAGAATGCGTAGAAAGTGTTGCTTATACAATTAATCAGATAAATAACTACATTAAAGATAACCCTCACTTTGAAGAAGTTGCTAAAAGAATGACAAAATTTTGGAAATCGCAAATTAACGGAGATAGTCTATAATTATGAAACCTTTTGAATTAGGTCTTTTTATAAAAGAAAAAAGAAAGGAGAAAAAAATCAAGCAAGAAGATTTAGCCAAATATGCTGGGATTTCAAGACAAACATTGTCAAAGTTAGAGCAAGGTAACTTAGCATCAGTCTCCATTAAAGCATTGATATTAATTTTAGATAAATTAGACCTTGAAATTCATTTGACACCCAAAAAACATATTTTACCTTCCTTAGATGAAGATTTTGATTTATGAGAATCACTGAAGTATAACTTTTAATTATTGAATTTTAAACATTTAAAACTTTTATACTTTATTAACAGCACTTTTGTGTAAATATTTAATCATTGGCATTTCAAAAATAGCGATTTGCGAATCGTTAAAATTTAAGTGTACATAAAGTTAAAACTTTAAAATCTATACTATTAACGTTTTATCATTTTGACAACATATCCCCAGCCGTATCATAATAAATTTTAAGCAGTTTGACTCGTTTTTCTTTATCAGGCTCTTTTTTTAACAAAATAGATAAAGGAACCCTAACAGGTAAATCTAACAAATCATAGTCAGGGGAATATTTCAATTGATTCTTATAATTATATTCAGCTGTAGTAAATAACTCTTTAGTAAATTCTATCTCACTTTCTCGTTCTTCATCATCTTCAATTGAATTAAAATAATCAATCATGTTCTTTGACGATAAAAACTCTTCAAGCGTTTGCCCTTCCTCAACTTCTACTTCCACGAAAAATGAAACTGAGAAAAATGTTCCAAAATTATAACCTAAGAAAAATGCACCACCTTCTGGAGTCATCCTTTCTAAATGGACACAAAGTCCTTTTTGTTCCTCACTTGGTTTAGCATCCAAATTATATAAAAAATCTGCAAGCCAGCTTAGGTAGCCATCAAAATCAGATCTTGAAAAATTTTCAGACATAGTTGAATACCTATAATCAGCCGGCCAAAACATCCCTGTTTTTGTGAGCAAAACCCCAACCTTATCTTCTTCAGAACAACCTTCCATCGCTTCATCAATTACATCCAAAACAAAATTTTCATCAATTTCACCAAAATCATCTTTACCTTTCTGAATATTCTTTTCATCATTCTTATCCATAAATCACCTCACAATATAAAAAAGTTCAAGGTTCAAGGTTTAAGTTTTAAGAGTTAAGCACTAAGTGTTAAGCCTCTAAAAACTTTATTAAAAATTCATAACCCATCATCCACAATTCATAATTCAAAATTTACGAAATAATCCCTTAAAAACATTGGGCATAGTTAACTCCCAATGTTTCTGCATCAAGCTTGGAATAGAAACATCAGGCATATTAATCCTGATGTTTCTGCACCAAGCTTGCTGGAAGTCAGGTCAGAAAATAGTGTTAAGAATTAAGCATTAAGTACTAAGAAGTTCAATGTTCAATGCTCAAAATTAGTATTATGTATTAAGCTAAATACAACAAAAATGTAAAACAAATAATTCATAATTCATAATTCATAATTCAAAATTTTTAAATCAATCCCTTCAAGTCAGGTCAATGATTCCAATATAAGGAAGAATGCAGAAATGCTATGAAAGAATTTGAGTCGTAATCCCTTCAAGTCAGGTCAATGATTCCAATAATAAAAAATTTTGTGA contains these protein-coding regions:
- a CDS encoding type II toxin-antitoxin system HipA family toxin, translated to MKLNTYNERNKIKVFVNDRKKQRPIPIGKLQKDNNRHIFEYVDSIQDIYMLSLRMPVTQKFYYREYDLLPFFDMYIPEGYLYEIFKNILIKNFDLEPNFNDFYILNMLAPDIIGRVVFNANDSKQTIKPVDFDYIKNNDSFDTFKYLLDRFLTKNAISGVQPKTIITVEEETALSDRATVYASDYIIKTWGQEYPYLAENEYFCMQAVKKAGIHIPQITLSKNKNFLIIKKFTDQYTGFEEVLSLFGLTKQKKYTGSYEKIAKLIQTVSSNISKDMKLYYKLVVMNYLLGNGDAHLKNFAVLYDFDLTNIRLSPAYDVVCTVAYIKNDQPALTLNGKKIWFKKEPLISFGKKYCLLSHQESNELYEECVESVAYTINQINNYIKDNPHFEEVAKRMTKFWKSQINGDSL
- a CDS encoding helix-turn-helix domain-containing protein, yielding MKPFELGLFIKEKRKEKKIKQEDLAKYAGISRQTLSKLEQGNLASVSIKALILILDKLDLEIHLTPKKHILPSLDEDFDL